Proteins encoded together in one Microbacterium sp. zg-Y625 window:
- a CDS encoding WXG100 family type VII secretion target translates to MTDRISATEGALARGANVVASAHVDIQDSIGRVIAELDELGAHWSGDAAGAYRQLVGEWSAGAVKLNAVLVQLTQALRATDQAQQALEQQHRTTIGGLGALLGGD, encoded by the coding sequence ATGACCGATCGCATCTCCGCCACAGAGGGCGCACTCGCCCGCGGCGCGAACGTGGTCGCCAGCGCCCATGTCGACATCCAGGACAGCATCGGCCGCGTGATCGCCGAGCTCGACGAACTCGGCGCGCACTGGTCCGGCGATGCCGCCGGCGCCTACAGACAACTCGTCGGCGAGTGGTCGGCGGGAGCGGTGAAGCTCAACGCGGTCCTTGTGCAGCTCACCCAGGCGCTGCGCGCGACCGACCAGGCGCAGCAGGCTCTCGAGCAGCAGCACCGGACGACCATCGGGGGCCTGGGCGCCCTGCTGGGAGGCGACTGA
- a CDS encoding S8 family peptidase, whose protein sequence is MRVRAGTGALGRVRHVAAAALVGALVAASPAAAAGAASAPTHWWWDTYGIDALHEQGWTGDGVRIAVMDTQINPDLPTFEGRDLTVAEGTLCEEGESAVSGETTRGAVHGTTVTAMLIGTGEGAGAVRGIVPDAEVTFYGLGVAAAGDGCTTRERPDELSPFGLALQRAIDDGAQIFTTSVGSPLESEAGDGAVIAEAIAKGVVILNSTANPGSGLTQNSLGLINGVLAVSAVDSSGELQTDDAGQPFALQETHVVAAGMALPSVGVTAGAWEQSGSTSGSSLATPLVAGMLALSAEQHPEATGNQLVQALLHSTNGSIHDLTYEPEAGYGYGAAWPASLLQDDPTRYPDENPLMDRLGGIPTPAQVEAALASGSGDPQEDATPAPADEDEDAAAAPAPTDPLGPVAIAIAVGVVGVIAAGILTVLIVTARRKRLLQGGTP, encoded by the coding sequence ATGAGGGTACGAGCAGGAACGGGAGCGCTCGGGCGCGTGCGGCACGTGGCCGCCGCCGCCTTGGTCGGCGCACTCGTGGCGGCATCCCCCGCGGCTGCTGCCGGCGCCGCCTCGGCTCCCACGCACTGGTGGTGGGACACCTACGGGATCGACGCGCTCCATGAGCAGGGGTGGACGGGCGACGGTGTCCGGATCGCCGTCATGGACACGCAGATCAACCCGGACCTGCCCACCTTCGAAGGACGCGATCTGACCGTGGCCGAGGGCACGCTGTGCGAGGAGGGCGAGTCCGCCGTCAGCGGCGAGACGACCCGCGGCGCCGTGCACGGCACGACGGTGACCGCGATGCTGATCGGCACCGGGGAGGGGGCCGGCGCGGTGCGCGGCATCGTTCCGGACGCCGAGGTCACGTTCTACGGCCTGGGCGTCGCCGCCGCCGGCGACGGCTGCACGACGAGGGAGCGTCCCGACGAACTCAGCCCCTTCGGGCTCGCACTGCAGCGCGCCATCGACGACGGGGCGCAGATCTTCACGACCTCGGTCGGTTCGCCGCTGGAGAGCGAGGCCGGCGACGGCGCCGTGATCGCCGAAGCGATCGCGAAGGGCGTCGTGATCCTCAACTCCACGGCGAACCCCGGGTCCGGCCTCACGCAGAATTCCCTGGGGCTGATCAACGGCGTCCTCGCCGTCAGCGCGGTCGACAGCTCGGGTGAGCTGCAGACCGACGACGCCGGCCAGCCGTTCGCACTGCAGGAGACGCACGTCGTCGCGGCAGGGATGGCCCTTCCCTCCGTCGGCGTGACCGCAGGAGCCTGGGAGCAGAGCGGGTCCACATCGGGCTCTTCCCTGGCCACCCCCCTCGTCGCGGGCATGCTGGCCCTGTCGGCAGAGCAGCACCCGGAGGCGACGGGCAATCAGCTCGTGCAGGCGCTCCTCCACTCGACCAACGGCAGCATCCACGACCTCACCTATGAGCCCGAGGCGGGCTACGGCTACGGCGCGGCGTGGCCGGCTTCGCTGCTGCAGGACGACCCCACCCGCTATCCCGACGAGAACCCGCTGATGGATCGCCTCGGCGGCATCCCCACCCCCGCACAGGTCGAAGCCGCCCTGGCGAGCGGGTCCGGGGATCCGCAGGAGGACGCCACCCCCGCACCGGCGGACGAGGACGAGGATGCCGCGGCTGCGCCCGCACCGACCGACCCCCTCGGACCCGTCGCCATCGCCATCGCCGTGGGAGTGGTCGGCGTCATCGCTGCGGGGATCCTCACCGTTCTCATCGTCACCGCACGCAGGAAACGACTTCTTCAAGGAGGCACGCCATGA